A stretch of the Serratia marcescens genome encodes the following:
- a CDS encoding phosphate/phosphite/phosphonate ABC transporter substrate-binding protein, with protein sequence MYGVGREQAESFWQVLRGKLLRLGLPAAPERLSWPDDLAQHWRRDDLLLSQTCGYPLVSTLSQVQLIGTYHYRVEGCDGPNYRSWLVVRAGDPGERLADFRGRTVAYNSTDSQSGYNGLRALIAPLAQDGKFFGTAIASGAHYQSLKLIRSGQADIAAIDSISMELLRRAQPQALEGLKIIGRTAAVPGLPLITAAGTPPEQVEILRAGARAMLDEAVSDRLLIGDFSLVPRSAYQIITVLEQQAAAQGVTAL encoded by the coding sequence CTGGCAGGTATTGCGTGGCAAGCTGCTGCGGCTGGGGTTGCCGGCGGCGCCGGAACGGCTCAGCTGGCCGGACGATCTGGCGCAGCACTGGCGGCGCGACGATCTGTTGCTCAGCCAAACCTGCGGTTATCCGTTGGTCAGCACCCTGTCGCAGGTGCAGCTGATCGGCACCTACCATTACCGGGTTGAAGGGTGCGACGGGCCGAATTACCGCAGCTGGCTGGTGGTGCGCGCGGGCGATCCCGGCGAACGGCTGGCGGATTTTCGCGGTCGGACGGTGGCCTATAACAGCACCGATTCCCAGTCCGGCTACAATGGCCTGCGCGCGCTGATCGCGCCGCTGGCGCAGGACGGGAAATTCTTTGGTACGGCTATCGCTTCCGGCGCGCATTATCAGTCGCTGAAGCTGATCCGCAGCGGGCAGGCGGATATCGCCGCCATCGATTCGATCAGCATGGAACTGCTGCGCCGCGCGCAGCCGCAGGCGCTGGAGGGGCTGAAAATCATCGGCCGCACGGCGGCGGTGCCCGGACTGCCGCTGATCACAGCGGCAGGCACGCCGCCGGAACAGGTGGAAATCCTGCGCGCCGGCGCCCGGGCGATGCTGGATGAGGCGGTCAGCGACCGCCTGCTGATCGGCGATTTCAGCCTGGTGCCGCGTTCGGCCTACCAGATTATCACCGTGCTGGAACAGCAGGCCGCCGCGCAGGGTGTAACGGCGCTCTAG
- a CDS encoding SDR family oxidoreductase, which produces MTIPDSPLKRQKLVILGGTSGIGAAVAYAAAARGAEVVLASRRLPHAGEKNDALRLMQADLTDEASLRALFAAVGDFDHLVVTAGPLVEAKPLAETAFEQAQTDFNVKFWGSLRAVQAALPTLSPQGSITLTSGQLSRKYLGGQLVKTAINAALEAAGKQLAKELAPRRVNVVSPGITATEAYDGMSAAQRQALFKRVGGSLPVGRVGQAADVAAGYLLAMENGFVTGSVIDIDGGGLL; this is translated from the coding sequence ATGACGATTCCCGATTCCCCACTGAAACGACAAAAACTGGTGATCCTGGGCGGCACCAGCGGCATTGGCGCCGCGGTGGCCTACGCAGCGGCGGCACGCGGCGCTGAAGTGGTGCTGGCTTCGCGCCGCCTGCCCCACGCCGGGGAGAAAAACGACGCGCTGCGCCTGATGCAGGCCGACCTGACCGATGAAGCGTCGCTGCGCGCGCTGTTTGCCGCCGTCGGCGATTTCGATCATCTGGTGGTCACCGCCGGGCCGCTGGTGGAGGCCAAGCCGCTGGCGGAGACCGCCTTTGAACAGGCGCAGACCGACTTCAACGTCAAATTCTGGGGAAGCTTGCGCGCGGTGCAGGCTGCGCTGCCGACGCTGTCGCCGCAGGGCTCCATCACCCTGACTTCCGGCCAGCTGTCGCGTAAATACCTCGGCGGTCAGCTGGTCAAAACCGCCATCAACGCCGCACTGGAAGCGGCCGGCAAGCAGCTGGCGAAGGAGCTGGCACCGCGGCGGGTGAACGTGGTCAGCCCCGGCATCACCGCCACCGAAGCCTACGACGGCATGAGCGCCGCGCAGCGTCAGGCGCTGTTCAAACGGGTTGGCGGCAGCCTGCCGGTCGGCAGGGTCGGCCAGGCGGCCGACGTCGCGGCGGGTTACCTGCTGGCGATGGAGAACGGCTTCGTGACCGGCAGCGTGATCGACATCGACGGCGGTGGCCTGTTGTAA
- a CDS encoding HVO_A0114 family putative DNA-binding protein: protein MMKALIGVMPEELIRKRILAIAKGEYQPQEREPKVWFTSMIALAQVLSNENIALLRLIDTARPETISQLAELSGRQVSNLSTTLKTLNGHGLVALEKQGRSVKPRALFTDFEIIVDQKLNARFSAA from the coding sequence ATGATGAAAGCACTGATTGGCGTGATGCCTGAAGAACTGATTCGCAAGCGCATACTGGCGATCGCGAAAGGGGAATACCAGCCTCAGGAACGTGAACCCAAAGTCTGGTTCACGTCGATGATTGCGCTGGCCCAGGTGCTCAGCAACGAGAATATCGCCCTGCTGCGTCTTATCGACACCGCTCGCCCCGAGACCATCAGCCAACTGGCCGAACTGTCTGGCCGCCAGGTCAGCAACCTGTCGACCACGCTGAAAACACTGAACGGGCACGGCCTGGTGGCACTGGAAAAACAGGGGCGTTCGGTAAAACCCCGGGCGCTGTTTACCGACTTCGAAATTATCGTGGATCAGAAGTTAAATGCCCGCTTTAGCGCCGCGTGA
- a CDS encoding DUF6516 family protein, which translates to MDEHNGLDYILSLHGTRINREDGYWWKIEAWTVTQTAFIPHGIRYNLTLHDNHNTRVFGIDNAHAIKTPRKGKFSGRVVYDHQHDSPTDKGSPYEFYSAYQLVEDFFTRIDEVIRKRENRG; encoded by the coding sequence ATGGATGAACACAACGGACTGGACTACATCCTTAGCCTGCATGGCACGCGGATCAATCGTGAAGATGGCTATTGGTGGAAAATCGAGGCCTGGACGGTGACCCAAACCGCCTTTATCCCTCACGGCATCCGTTACAATTTGACCCTGCACGATAACCACAATACCCGGGTTTTTGGCATAGACAACGCGCATGCCATTAAAACCCCTCGTAAAGGAAAATTTTCAGGCCGCGTCGTTTACGATCATCAACATGATTCCCCGACGGACAAAGGCTCACCCTACGAGTTTTATTCCGCCTATCAGTTGGTGGAGGATTTTTTTACCCGGATAGATGAAGTCATACGCAAGAGAGAAAATCGAGGTTGA
- a CDS encoding LysR family transcriptional regulator codes for MTSFADLEVFVRTVDGGSFSAAARALDMTPAAASIAVKRLEQQLGARLLVRSTRSLRLTEEGARYLDSARLALGALAEGEQAIREKHQGLSGVLQISAPSDFGRNLLLGWLDEFRQQHPHIQLQLLINDRQADLFREPVDVALRFGPLADSSLVALPILPQHRRLICASPDYLRRHGVPQTPADLARHSILVYQPSGKRQVEWRLWRGEELVEVPLNGSYFTDDGEVARRWALAGHGVVRKSAIDVAADIRAGRLVQLLPEWRSDAVPINLVCPHRSQVSERVRQLQRFLQQRCQRWMDDHLA; via the coding sequence ATGACCTCATTTGCCGATCTCGAGGTGTTTGTCCGCACGGTGGACGGCGGCAGTTTTTCCGCCGCGGCGCGCGCGCTGGATATGACGCCGGCGGCGGCCAGCATTGCGGTAAAAAGGCTGGAGCAGCAGCTGGGCGCGCGGCTGCTGGTGCGTTCCACCCGCAGCCTGCGGTTGACGGAGGAGGGCGCCCGCTATCTCGACAGCGCGCGCCTGGCGCTGGGTGCGTTGGCCGAAGGGGAGCAGGCGATCCGCGAAAAGCATCAGGGGCTGTCTGGGGTGCTGCAGATTTCCGCGCCGTCGGATTTCGGCCGTAATCTGCTCTTGGGCTGGCTGGACGAATTCCGGCAACAGCATCCGCATATTCAGCTGCAGCTCCTGATCAACGATCGGCAGGCCGATCTGTTCCGCGAACCGGTGGACGTGGCGTTGCGTTTCGGGCCGTTGGCCGACTCTTCGCTGGTGGCGCTGCCGATCTTGCCGCAGCACCGGCGGCTGATTTGCGCCAGCCCGGATTACCTGCGGCGGCATGGCGTGCCGCAAACGCCGGCCGATCTGGCCCGGCACAGCATTCTGGTGTATCAGCCCAGCGGCAAACGGCAGGTGGAATGGCGGCTATGGCGCGGTGAGGAGCTGGTCGAAGTGCCGCTGAACGGCAGCTATTTTACCGATGACGGTGAGGTGGCGCGGCGCTGGGCGCTGGCCGGCCACGGCGTGGTGCGCAAGTCGGCGATCGACGTGGCGGCGGATATTCGCGCCGGGCGGCTGGTGCAACTGTTGCCGGAATGGCGCAGCGACGCGGTGCCGATCAATCTGGTCTGCCCGCATCGCTCGCAGGTGTCGGAACGCGTCAGGCAGCTGCAGCGCTTTTTACAGCAGCGCTGCCAGCGTTGGATGGACGATCACTTGGCCTGA
- the yedA gene encoding drug/metabolite exporter YedA, whose amino-acid sequence MLSQPSRRVLPLIGALFTLYIVWGSTYFVIRLGVAQWPPLMMAGIRFLTAGIALFSFLAWRGHALPTPKQWLAAGAIGILLLAVGNGLVTVAEHQDVPSGIAAVMVATVPLFTLCFSLLWGMRNSKLEWAGIALGLVGIVLLNTGNNLVGNPTGALLILLASASWAFGSVLGSRISLPAGPMAGAAEMLVAGVVLLVASQLSGEHLTQMPSTSGFLALGYLIVFGSMLAISAYMFLLKNVRPAVATSYAYVNPVVAVLLGIGFAGESLAPREWLALAIIVAAVVLVTLGKYLFARPARVQAIDSER is encoded by the coding sequence ATGCTTAGCCAACCAAGCCGTCGCGTCCTGCCGTTGATCGGGGCGTTGTTCACGTTATATATCGTTTGGGGTTCCACCTATTTCGTCATTCGCCTCGGCGTCGCGCAATGGCCGCCGCTGATGATGGCCGGCATTCGCTTTCTGACCGCCGGCATCGCGCTGTTCAGCTTCCTGGCCTGGCGCGGCCATGCGCTGCCGACGCCGAAGCAGTGGCTGGCCGCCGGCGCCATTGGCATTCTGCTGCTGGCGGTAGGCAACGGCCTGGTGACGGTGGCGGAACACCAAGATGTGCCGTCCGGCATCGCCGCGGTGATGGTGGCGACGGTGCCGCTGTTCACCCTCTGCTTCAGCCTGCTGTGGGGCATGCGCAATTCCAAACTGGAATGGGCCGGCATCGCGCTCGGGCTGGTGGGCATCGTGCTGCTCAACACCGGCAACAACCTGGTGGGCAACCCGACCGGCGCGCTGCTCATTTTGCTGGCGTCGGCCAGCTGGGCCTTCGGGTCGGTATTGGGATCGCGCATCTCGCTGCCGGCCGGGCCGATGGCCGGCGCGGCGGAGATGCTGGTCGCCGGCGTGGTGTTATTGGTCGCCAGCCAACTGAGCGGCGAGCACCTGACGCAGATGCCGAGCACCAGCGGCTTTCTGGCGCTGGGGTATCTGATCGTCTTCGGCTCGATGCTGGCGATCAGCGCCTATATGTTTTTGTTGAAGAACGTGCGCCCAGCGGTCGCCACCAGCTACGCCTACGTCAACCCGGTGGTGGCGGTGCTGCTCGGCATCGGCTTTGCCGGCGAATCGCTGGCGCCGCGCGAGTGGCTGGCGCTGGCGATCATCGTGGCGGCGGTGGTACTGGTGACGCTGGGGAAATACCTGTTCGCCCGCCCGGCCCGCGTGCAGGCCATCGACAGTGAACGGTAG
- a CDS encoding DUF2878 domain-containing protein, whose amino-acid sequence MKKPHAGFWLATLGLGVCWLLALLTRDRLNGILLAGAALALIFTPAARRKGAALAALGGIGMDGLWSYSGVLHYSGEHGLPLWALALWIGFGCWWYWLLDVVRAAPWPLAVLGAAVGPFAYAVSWKLDVLLPGVPPEFMLLLLAIGWSIYLPAVSWLQWKRRDS is encoded by the coding sequence ATGAAGAAGCCGCATGCCGGATTCTGGCTGGCGACGCTGGGACTGGGCGTTTGCTGGCTGCTGGCGCTGCTGACTCGCGATCGGCTCAATGGCATACTGCTGGCCGGCGCGGCGCTGGCGCTGATCTTTACCCCTGCCGCCCGCCGCAAAGGCGCGGCCCTGGCGGCCCTGGGCGGCATCGGCATGGATGGGCTGTGGAGCTACAGCGGCGTGCTGCACTACAGCGGGGAACACGGCCTGCCGCTCTGGGCCCTCGCACTGTGGATCGGCTTCGGCTGTTGGTGGTATTGGCTGCTGGACGTGGTCAGAGCGGCCCCCTGGCCGCTGGCGGTGCTGGGCGCCGCCGTCGGCCCCTTCGCCTACGCCGTGTCCTGGAAGCTGGACGTGTTGCTGCCCGGCGTGCCGCCGGAGTTCATGCTGCTGCTGCTGGCCATCGGCTGGTCGATTTACCTGCCGGCCGTCAGCTGGCTGCAGTGGAAACGACGGGACAGCTGA
- a CDS encoding helix-turn-helix transcriptional regulator, which yields MSRINLENSGSTAQSVSDRLLTLLKTRGPQQASDAGKVLGTTGEAARQQFVKLAKEGLVEAVAETRGVGRPVQLWHLTSAGNARFPDTHADLTVQLLRTVRDKLGEQALDVLIETREQENRINYKQAMIGATDLRERVARLTEIRCREGYMAEWRQEEDGAYLLVENHCPICAAATVCQGFCRAELSIFTEVLQAQVERAEHILAGSRRCAYRISLL from the coding sequence ATGTCAAGAATAAACTTGGAAAATAGCGGCAGCACCGCACAATCGGTCAGTGACCGCTTGCTGACGCTATTGAAAACCCGCGGCCCGCAGCAAGCTTCTGACGCAGGAAAGGTGCTCGGCACCACCGGTGAGGCGGCCCGCCAGCAGTTCGTCAAGCTGGCGAAAGAGGGGCTGGTCGAAGCGGTGGCGGAAACGCGCGGCGTGGGCCGCCCGGTGCAGCTGTGGCATTTGACCTCGGCCGGCAACGCACGCTTTCCCGACACCCATGCGGATCTGACGGTGCAGCTGCTGCGCACCGTGCGCGACAAGCTGGGCGAACAGGCGCTCGACGTGCTGATCGAGACCCGCGAGCAGGAAAACCGCATCAACTACAAGCAGGCGATGATCGGCGCCACCGATCTGCGCGAACGCGTGGCGCGGCTCACCGAAATCCGCTGCCGCGAAGGGTATATGGCCGAATGGCGCCAGGAGGAGGACGGCGCCTATCTGCTGGTGGAAAATCACTGCCCGATCTGCGCCGCCGCCACCGTCTGCCAGGGCTTCTGCCGGGCGGAGCTGAGCATCTTTACCGAAGTACTGCAGGCACAGGTGGAGCGCGCCGAACACATTCTGGCCGGCTCGCGCCGCTGCGCCTACCGCATTTCGCTCCTGTAA
- a CDS encoding MFS transporter has product MITHDDSRWSDLFSGKNAASAIALSLGVALHAINILVATTILPSVVQDIGGLDLYAWNTTLFVVASILGSALSARLLSGYGARSAYLVASLFFIAGAALCALAPSMPVMLIGRTVQGFGGGLIFALSYAMINLVFEQRLWPRAMALISAMWGIATLVGPAVGGIFAELNAWRWAFGILLPIMALYAAFTFLILPKGKAQQAAAPLPTAQLLLLTVAVLVVSAGSLAHSAWINLAGIALSLLLMTWLLKREAHSRARLLPHGALRRGSSLAALYITTALLVIGMTSEIFVPYFLQLLHGQSPLISGYIAAAMAAGWTLSEILSSGWRGAGIRRAIVSGPLFVLVGLLALAILMPVPSGGHWQALAPIVIALLLVGFGIGFGWPHLLTRILQVAPEADKDIAGASITTVQLFATAFGAALAGMIANLAGLNDPGGAAGAASAARWLFLAFALAPLLAVFSAWRCAAIAPPGAETGNFVQNPPSREC; this is encoded by the coding sequence GTGATAACCCATGACGATAGCCGCTGGAGCGACCTTTTCTCCGGCAAAAATGCGGCCAGTGCGATCGCGCTTTCGCTCGGCGTAGCGCTGCATGCCATCAATATTCTGGTCGCCACCACCATTCTGCCCTCGGTGGTGCAGGATATCGGCGGGCTGGATCTCTACGCCTGGAACACCACGCTGTTCGTGGTGGCGTCGATCCTCGGTTCCGCGCTGTCGGCCCGGCTGCTCAGCGGCTACGGCGCGCGCAGCGCCTATCTGGTGGCTTCGCTGTTTTTCATCGCCGGGGCGGCGCTGTGCGCGCTGGCGCCGAGCATGCCGGTAATGCTGATCGGCCGCACGGTGCAGGGCTTCGGCGGCGGCCTGATCTTTGCGCTCTCCTACGCGATGATCAACCTGGTGTTCGAGCAGCGATTGTGGCCGCGCGCCATGGCGCTCATCTCGGCGATGTGGGGCATCGCCACCCTGGTGGGGCCGGCGGTAGGCGGTATTTTCGCCGAGCTGAACGCCTGGCGCTGGGCCTTCGGCATTCTGCTGCCGATCATGGCGCTGTACGCCGCGTTTACCTTCCTGATCCTGCCCAAGGGCAAAGCGCAGCAGGCGGCTGCGCCGTTGCCGACCGCGCAGCTGCTGTTGCTGACCGTGGCGGTGCTGGTGGTGTCCGCCGGCAGCCTGGCGCACAGCGCCTGGATCAACCTGGCGGGCATCGCGCTCTCGCTGCTGCTGATGACCTGGTTGCTGAAGCGTGAAGCGCACTCGAGGGCCCGCCTGTTGCCGCACGGCGCGCTGCGGCGCGGCTCATCGCTGGCCGCGCTCTACATCACGACCGCGTTGCTGGTGATCGGCATGACCAGCGAGATCTTCGTGCCTTATTTCCTGCAACTGCTGCACGGCCAGTCGCCGCTGATCTCCGGCTATATCGCCGCCGCCATGGCCGCCGGCTGGACGCTGTCCGAGATCCTCAGCTCGGGTTGGCGTGGGGCAGGCATTCGCCGGGCGATCGTCAGCGGGCCGCTGTTTGTGCTGGTGGGGCTGCTGGCGCTGGCGATCCTGATGCCGGTGCCGTCCGGCGGCCATTGGCAGGCGCTGGCGCCGATCGTCATTGCGCTGTTGCTGGTGGGATTCGGCATCGGCTTCGGCTGGCCGCACCTGCTGACGCGCATTTTGCAGGTGGCGCCCGAAGCGGACAAAGACATCGCCGGCGCTTCGATTACCACGGTGCAGCTGTTCGCCACCGCATTCGGTGCGGCGCTGGCCGGGATGATCGCCAATCTGGCGGGGCTGAACGATCCGGGCGGCGCGGCGGGCGCAGCGTCGGCGGCGCGTTGGCTGTTCCTGGCGTTCGCGCTGGCGCCGCTGCTGGCGGTATTCAGCGCCTGGCGCTGCGCGGCGATCGCGCCGCCGGGCGCCGAGACGGGCAATTTTGTACAAAACCCGCCCTCGCGCGAGTGCTAG
- a CDS encoding AraC family transcriptional regulator, with protein MKAEGIARKASREQAHFMHVDDLGGLEVLQATYRRQTFSRHSHEGFCVGVIDDGAQRFYRTGGEHVAPLGSIILVNADDIHTGSSATEEGWSYQAMYPTPELLAFLSRDLKTGAGATPYFPNPVVHDVGLAGQLRMAFSLLRSDENRLMKETMVFSALTWLMLRHGKSRIDPTPQSRAQSQVARVKAFLDDFPEADISLLELAERVALSPYYLLRQFQQATGLPPHAYQIQARLRKARGMLKAGSSVLDSALSCGFHDQSHFHRHFRKSMGITPGDYVKSLK; from the coding sequence ATGAAGGCGGAAGGCATAGCGCGCAAAGCATCCCGGGAACAGGCCCATTTCATGCACGTCGACGATCTCGGCGGGCTGGAAGTGCTGCAGGCCACCTACCGCCGCCAAACCTTCTCGCGCCACAGCCATGAAGGCTTCTGCGTGGGCGTCATCGATGACGGTGCCCAGCGCTTCTACCGCACCGGCGGCGAACACGTGGCGCCGCTGGGCAGCATCATTCTGGTCAACGCCGACGACATCCACACCGGCAGTTCCGCCACCGAAGAGGGATGGTCGTATCAGGCGATGTACCCGACGCCGGAGCTGCTGGCCTTTTTGTCGCGCGATCTGAAAACCGGCGCCGGCGCGACGCCTTATTTCCCCAACCCGGTGGTGCACGACGTCGGCCTGGCCGGCCAGCTGCGGATGGCGTTCAGCCTGCTGCGCAGCGATGAGAACCGGCTGATGAAAGAGACCATGGTGTTCTCGGCGCTGACCTGGCTGATGCTGCGGCACGGTAAAAGCCGCATCGATCCCACGCCGCAGAGCCGGGCGCAAAGCCAGGTAGCGCGGGTGAAAGCCTTTCTCGACGATTTCCCCGAGGCGGACATTTCGCTGCTGGAGCTGGCGGAGCGGGTGGCGCTCAGCCCTTATTACCTGCTGCGGCAGTTTCAGCAGGCCACCGGTTTGCCGCCGCACGCCTATCAAATTCAGGCGCGGCTGCGCAAGGCGCGCGGCATGCTGAAGGCCGGCAGCAGCGTGCTGGACAGCGCGCTGAGCTGCGGTTTTCACGATCAAAGCCATTTCCACCGCCATTTTCGCAAGTCGATGGGCATCACGCCGGGCGACTACGTCAAATCGCTGAAATAG
- a CDS encoding AzlC family ABC transporter permease, with product MTDSIPLITPPSARLRPALQGGVAILPLCLAVVPWGILAGSMALQNGLTPAQGLGMSAIVFAGAAQLVAMGMIKGGAGLLAILLSTFFVTAQHFLYALRLRERIAPLPLRWRLALGFLLTDELFALTGEQAPARFDRWYALGAGLTFYLCWFLSTLLGIVATGSAGDLDGYGLDFSIVATFIAIVVPLVRSLPVLACVLTALLLSIVLHHFQTPGALVIATVAAMLVGLLCSGGRR from the coding sequence ATGACTGATTCAATCCCCCTCATCACGCCGCCGTCTGCCCGCCTGCGCCCCGCGCTGCAGGGGGGAGTGGCGATCTTGCCGCTGTGCCTGGCGGTGGTGCCGTGGGGCATACTGGCGGGCTCGATGGCCCTGCAAAACGGCCTGACGCCGGCGCAGGGGCTGGGCATGTCGGCCATCGTGTTCGCCGGGGCGGCGCAGCTGGTGGCGATGGGCATGATCAAGGGCGGCGCCGGGCTGCTGGCGATCCTGCTGTCGACCTTTTTCGTCACCGCCCAGCATTTTCTCTATGCGCTGCGGCTGCGGGAGCGCATTGCGCCGCTGCCGTTACGCTGGCGGCTGGCGCTGGGATTCTTGCTCACCGATGAGCTGTTCGCGCTGACCGGCGAACAGGCGCCGGCGCGTTTCGACCGCTGGTATGCGCTGGGCGCCGGGCTGACCTTTTACCTGTGCTGGTTTCTCTCCACGCTGCTCGGCATCGTAGCCACCGGCAGCGCCGGGGATCTGGACGGTTATGGGCTGGATTTTTCCATCGTCGCCACCTTTATCGCCATCGTGGTGCCGCTGGTGCGCAGCCTGCCGGTGTTGGCCTGCGTGCTGACCGCGCTGCTGCTTTCCATCGTGTTGCACCATTTCCAGACGCCGGGCGCACTGGTGATCGCCACCGTGGCGGCGATGCTGGTCGGGCTGCTGTGCAGCGGGGGGCGCCGATGA